A section of the Rossellomorea marisflavi genome encodes:
- a CDS encoding class I SAM-dependent methyltransferase → MGREFLDLFQDWADSYDDTVTGHDVEYQAVFEHYDAILDAVAARAKGRVVEFGPGTGNLTKKLLENKLEVLPFEPSPEMREIGMQKLGDQVTFRDGDFLDFDLVGTVDSFVSSYAFHHLTDEEKGKAFEIYGKYLPRGGKIVWADTMFESDRHYQAAISAAIEKGYHNLADDLKREYYTTLDVFRALLEPRGFTVTFDQVNAFVWIMEATKQ, encoded by the coding sequence ATGGGTAGAGAGTTTTTGGATTTATTCCAGGATTGGGCGGATTCATACGATGATACCGTAACGGGTCATGATGTCGAATACCAGGCGGTGTTTGAACACTATGATGCCATTTTAGATGCAGTGGCTGCCCGTGCAAAAGGAAGGGTCGTCGAATTCGGTCCAGGAACGGGCAATTTGACGAAGAAGCTCTTGGAGAACAAGCTGGAGGTTCTGCCGTTCGAGCCATCCCCTGAGATGAGGGAGATCGGCATGCAGAAACTCGGGGACCAGGTCACCTTCAGGGATGGAGACTTCCTTGATTTCGATCTTGTTGGGACGGTGGACTCGTTCGTCAGTTCCTACGCATTTCACCACCTCACCGATGAGGAAAAAGGAAAAGCCTTTGAGATTTATGGCAAGTACCTGCCCCGTGGTGGTAAAATAGTATGGGCCGACACCATGTTCGAGAGTGACCGGCACTATCAAGCCGCCATATCCGCAGCCATCGAAAAAGGATATCATAATCTAGCAGATGACCTGAAACGCGAATACTACACCACGTTGGATGTGTTCAGAGCCCTCCTTGAACCGAGAGGATTCACAGTCACATTCGATCAGGTGAATGCATTTGTATGGATCATGGAGGCGACTAAACAGTAG
- the mtnN gene encoding 5'-methylthioadenosine/S-adenosylhomocysteine nucleosidase, which translates to MKIAIIGAMEEEVTLLRENISNPVVETIAGCEYTSGTMKGKEVVLLRSGIGKVNAAMSTAVLLQHFKPDSIINTGSAGGFDPALNVGDVVISTEVRHHDVDVTAFGYEYGQVPQLPAAFTADEKLKEIAVQSVKKMGDVQVVSGLIATGDSFMSDPARVEAIRDKFDSLQAVEMEAAAIAQVAHQFGTPFVIIRSLSDIAGKESDLSFDQYLEKAALHSANMVMNIVESV; encoded by the coding sequence ATGAAAATCGCCATCATTGGAGCAATGGAAGAAGAAGTCACTTTATTAAGGGAAAACATTTCGAATCCTGTGGTCGAAACCATCGCAGGGTGTGAATATACAAGTGGAACAATGAAAGGGAAGGAAGTCGTTCTTCTACGTTCCGGAATCGGAAAGGTAAATGCCGCGATGTCAACAGCGGTCCTACTACAGCACTTCAAGCCAGACAGCATCATCAATACTGGATCAGCAGGCGGATTCGATCCTGCACTGAACGTCGGGGACGTGGTCATTTCCACAGAGGTCCGCCATCATGATGTGGACGTGACAGCATTCGGCTATGAGTACGGTCAGGTGCCACAGCTACCGGCTGCCTTCACGGCGGATGAAAAGTTGAAAGAAATCGCCGTGCAGTCGGTGAAGAAGATGGGGGACGTACAAGTCGTTTCCGGCTTGATCGCAACAGGGGATTCATTCATGAGCGATCCTGCACGGGTAGAAGCAATCCGTGACAAGTTCGATTCTCTGCAGGCAGTAGAGATGGAAGCGGCGGCAATCGCACAGGTTGCCCATCAATTCGGCACCCCGTTCGTCATCATCCGTTCCCTATCTGATATTGCCGGGAAGGAATCCGATTTGTCATTCGATCAATACCTGGAAAAAGCGGCCCTGCATTCAGCCAATATGGTCATGAATATTGTAGAGTCCGTATAA
- a CDS encoding IreB family regulatory phosphoprotein: MSSFDKTMRFDFSEEPFEHDVKEVLLQVHNALQEKGYNPINQIVGYLLSGDPAYIPRHQDARNIIRRLERDEIIEELVKSYLKQHKEG, from the coding sequence ATGAGTTCTTTTGACAAAACGATGCGATTTGATTTCTCCGAGGAGCCATTTGAACATGATGTGAAGGAAGTCCTCCTTCAAGTCCATAATGCGCTTCAGGAAAAAGGGTACAACCCGATCAATCAAATCGTAGGGTATTTACTATCCGGAGATCCCGCGTACATTCCAAGGCATCAAGATGCCAGGAATATCATCCGACGCCTTGAGCGCGATGAAATCATCGAAGAATTAGTCAAATCGTATTTGAAACAGCATAAAGAGGGATAA
- a CDS encoding peptidoglycan D,D-transpeptidase FtsI family protein, whose amino-acid sequence MKKKRVLFLSIILLSILFGLIGRLMQVQLVQTESFSKHKINLIESSVEQRTQQIVIDEGRGAFLDRAGNPLTFDEENVVVLFPFLNKIEWPSATVASILGMNEADIKRDLLGAKEPVVLKGSVDLTQSQMDRVNALEVQGVFAVKKKVKKPVIPAAQLIGVTGENTTLFHERYPDRVKGANQPVGVSGLQGIFDEWLIAEEQAKLVYHVDATGGPLFGADVKYVASANPFYPLNVKTTIDSRAQEALEEVADTYEMKKGGLLLLDIASSEIVASVSRPKMKQGDPFGEGATDYMRKALIPGSVFKTVIAAASLEEGMVDETRMFDCDRNIRGGEAQKPHGSINIRDSLAASCNRTFADLANELTEKDPDLIEEYADKLGLTGDVAWKGDVFHYEDFSQLKLEQSRIFASDAAKEDRNQIAMTGIGQNEVRVTPIGMANMMATIARGGKAYEVSAVSMVEYQNGADMVTFPMQEGGEGISPFTAMKMQQYLRGVVNSPLGTAPYLQEAAYEVAGKTGTAQTGSYRGEITKANELYNKWFAGYFPFHDPKYALVAVNMDVLVDEGGIYPIFKDSVDALYRLDQE is encoded by the coding sequence ATGAAGAAGAAACGGGTCTTATTCTTAAGTATCATCCTATTATCCATCCTGTTTGGTCTGATCGGAAGGCTGATGCAGGTGCAACTGGTCCAAACCGAGTCATTCTCCAAACACAAAATCAACCTGATTGAGAGCAGCGTGGAACAGCGGACGCAGCAGATCGTCATAGACGAAGGGAGAGGGGCTTTCCTTGACCGTGCAGGCAATCCCCTGACCTTCGATGAAGAAAATGTCGTGGTGCTCTTCCCGTTCCTGAATAAGATCGAGTGGCCGAGCGCCACTGTAGCATCCATCCTAGGGATGAACGAAGCAGACATCAAGCGGGATCTCCTCGGGGCAAAGGAACCCGTGGTCCTGAAAGGCAGCGTGGATCTTACGCAGTCTCAAATGGACCGCGTGAACGCTCTGGAGGTCCAAGGGGTCTTTGCCGTGAAGAAAAAAGTGAAAAAGCCTGTGATCCCTGCCGCGCAACTGATCGGGGTGACGGGTGAGAACACGACCCTGTTCCATGAGCGGTATCCCGATAGGGTCAAGGGGGCCAATCAGCCCGTCGGTGTCTCTGGGCTTCAGGGCATATTTGACGAATGGCTCATAGCCGAGGAGCAGGCGAAGCTTGTGTATCATGTGGATGCAACGGGAGGACCGCTGTTCGGAGCAGACGTGAAATATGTCGCCTCGGCCAATCCATTCTATCCATTAAACGTGAAGACGACGATCGATTCAAGGGCGCAGGAAGCCCTTGAAGAGGTTGCTGATACATACGAGATGAAAAAAGGGGGGCTTCTCCTACTCGATATCGCAAGCAGTGAGATCGTGGCCAGCGTCTCTCGACCGAAGATGAAACAGGGGGATCCGTTCGGAGAAGGAGCGACGGATTATATGAGAAAGGCCCTCATACCCGGTTCCGTCTTCAAGACGGTCATTGCAGCGGCGAGCCTTGAGGAAGGCATGGTGGATGAAACAAGGATGTTCGACTGTGACCGGAATATCAGGGGAGGGGAAGCACAGAAGCCACACGGCTCGATCAATATCAGGGACAGTCTGGCAGCAAGCTGCAATCGTACATTTGCAGACCTCGCCAATGAACTGACAGAAAAAGACCCGGATCTCATTGAAGAGTACGCAGATAAACTCGGCCTAACGGGTGATGTCGCCTGGAAAGGGGACGTATTCCACTACGAGGATTTCTCCCAATTGAAGCTGGAACAATCCAGGATCTTTGCGTCAGATGCAGCAAAAGAGGATCGCAACCAGATCGCCATGACCGGAATCGGACAGAATGAAGTGAGGGTGACCCCCATCGGCATGGCCAATATGATGGCGACGATCGCAAGGGGAGGAAAGGCGTACGAAGTGAGTGCAGTATCGATGGTTGAATATCAGAACGGAGCGGATATGGTGACATTCCCGATGCAGGAAGGCGGCGAAGGAATCAGCCCGTTCACAGCGATGAAAATGCAGCAGTACTTGCGCGGGGTGGTGAATTCTCCCCTAGGGACGGCCCCTTATCTTCAGGAAGCGGCATACGAAGTCGCCGGTAAGACGGGCACAGCCCAGACCGGAAGCTACAGGGGGGAGATAACCAAGGCAAATGAGCTTTATAACAAGTGGTTCGCCGGCTACTTCCCCTTCCACGACCCGAAGTATGCCCTTGTGGCGGTGAATATGGACGTTCTAGTGGACGAAGGTGGCATCTATCCGATCTTCAAGGACAGCGTCGACGCCCTCTACCGTCTGGATCAGGAATGA
- a CDS encoding O-methyltransferase encodes MDEKVIDYIESIVLDRSDLLQEMEAYAEENGVPIMELVGIEALLGMLRIQQPKRILEVGTAIGYSALRMAEALPDTTIVTLERDEERYEKAQEFLGRSSARDRVITLFGDALELQEDVKQHGPYDAVFIDAAKGQYRKFFDSYSEMLTPEGVVYSDNVLFKGLVAEEVVEQKRIRNMVKKLQDYNKWLMGHPEYDTSILPVGDGVAISKKRGTRVEA; translated from the coding sequence GTGGACGAAAAAGTAATCGATTATATAGAATCCATTGTTCTGGACCGTTCCGATCTGCTTCAGGAAATGGAAGCATATGCTGAGGAGAACGGGGTGCCGATCATGGAGCTTGTCGGCATCGAGGCGCTCCTCGGAATGCTCAGGATCCAACAGCCGAAGCGGATCCTTGAAGTGGGTACGGCAATCGGATACTCTGCACTCAGGATGGCCGAAGCGCTTCCCGATACCACCATCGTCACACTTGAAAGGGACGAAGAAAGGTATGAGAAGGCACAGGAGTTCCTCGGCCGTTCATCTGCACGTGACAGGGTCATCACCCTGTTCGGTGATGCCCTCGAGCTGCAGGAAGATGTAAAGCAACATGGTCCGTATGATGCGGTCTTCATCGATGCTGCCAAAGGTCAATATCGCAAATTCTTCGACAGTTATTCCGAGATGCTGACCCCTGAAGGTGTCGTATACTCTGACAACGTTCTGTTCAAAGGACTGGTGGCAGAGGAAGTGGTTGAGCAGAAGCGGATCCGTAACATGGTGAAAAAACTGCAGGACTACAACAAATGGCTGATGGGTCATCCTGAATATGATACGTCGATCCTCCCGGTCGGGGACGGGGTCGCAATCAGCAAAAAGAGGGGCACCCGTGTAGAAGCCTGA
- the mltG gene encoding endolytic transglycosylase MltG: protein MVMTDKKEIKETLMKKLLERQSEARSIRKIVGLILLCVVILIGGTAVGGYFYVKSALKPVDPDDSKPVNVEVPIGSGVSTIADLLADKGIVKNATVFKYYVKFNNESGFQAGSYGLTPSMTMDEIIKSLKTGRVIRDAEFTITVPEGLQLDEIAGLIGEKSPYSKQEVEKKLEDKKWIEQLKKEYPNLITKDVSNKKIKRPLEGYLYPATYSFYEKKPSLESILKEMINQTNEVLAQYEPAMKEKKMSPHELLTFASLVEKEATEKADRGKISSVFYNRIEEDMPLQTDPTVLYSLGKHKARTTYKDLEVDSPYNTYKNKGLPPGPISNAGVSSIEAALEPEDTDFYYFLASSNGTVYYSETLDEHNEKKEKYITNKKD from the coding sequence ATGGTTATGACAGATAAAAAAGAGATAAAGGAAACGCTGATGAAAAAATTACTCGAACGACAATCCGAAGCAAGATCCATCAGGAAGATCGTCGGCCTCATTCTTCTATGCGTGGTCATCCTTATAGGGGGAACGGCGGTAGGCGGCTATTTCTATGTCAAATCCGCCCTGAAGCCCGTTGACCCCGATGACTCCAAGCCCGTTAATGTAGAGGTGCCGATCGGCTCCGGGGTCTCCACCATCGCCGATCTTCTTGCAGACAAGGGGATCGTGAAGAATGCGACGGTATTCAAGTATTATGTGAAGTTCAACAATGAATCAGGCTTCCAGGCAGGGAGCTACGGTCTCACCCCTTCCATGACCATGGATGAAATCATCAAAAGCCTGAAGACCGGTAGGGTGATCCGCGATGCGGAGTTCACCATCACCGTTCCAGAAGGCCTGCAACTTGATGAGATTGCCGGGTTGATTGGTGAGAAGTCACCGTATTCGAAGCAGGAAGTGGAAAAGAAGCTGGAAGACAAGAAATGGATCGAGCAATTAAAGAAGGAATATCCGAATCTCATTACGAAAGATGTCTCAAACAAAAAGATCAAACGACCGCTTGAAGGCTATCTGTATCCGGCAACCTATTCGTTCTATGAAAAGAAGCCATCGCTTGAAAGCATCCTGAAGGAAATGATCAACCAGACGAACGAAGTGCTGGCCCAATATGAGCCGGCCATGAAAGAGAAGAAAATGTCCCCTCATGAACTTCTGACCTTTGCCTCCCTCGTGGAGAAAGAAGCGACGGAGAAAGCGGACAGGGGGAAGATCTCAAGCGTCTTCTATAACCGCATCGAAGAGGACATGCCTCTCCAAACGGATCCAACCGTGCTGTATTCACTAGGTAAACATAAGGCAAGGACCACCTACAAAGATCTTGAAGTGGACTCTCCTTACAATACGTACAAGAATAAAGGACTGCCGCCGGGACCGATCTCAAACGCAGGAGTATCGTCCATCGAAGCGGCATTGGAACCGGAAGACACGGATTTCTACTACTTCCTTGCTTCATCGAACGGGACCGTTTACTATTCGGAAACCTTGGATGAACATAATGAGAAGAAAGAAAAATACATCACGAATAAGAAGGACTGA
- the greA gene encoding transcription elongation factor GreA, with amino-acid sequence MSTEKVYPMTIEGKEKLEKELENLKTVKRKEVVERIKVARSFGDLSENSEYDAAKDEQAFVEGRISTLENMIRNAKIIQEDDHNSDTVQLGKKVTFIELPDGDKETYSIVGSAEADPFEGKISNDSPIAKSLLGHKVGEQVTVQTPGGEMSVKIVEVS; translated from the coding sequence ATGAGTACAGAAAAAGTATACCCGATGACGATCGAAGGGAAAGAAAAGTTAGAAAAAGAACTAGAGAACCTGAAAACGGTTAAACGTAAAGAAGTCGTCGAGCGCATCAAAGTCGCAAGGAGCTTCGGGGATCTATCCGAGAACTCTGAGTACGATGCAGCCAAAGATGAGCAGGCATTCGTAGAAGGACGCATCTCGACGCTTGAAAATATGATCCGCAACGCAAAGATCATCCAAGAAGATGATCATAATTCCGATACGGTCCAGCTTGGTAAGAAGGTGACCTTCATCGAACTTCCTGATGGCGATAAAGAAACATATTCCATCGTGGGAAGCGCTGAAGCCGATCCATTTGAAGGGAAAATCTCCAATGACTCCCCGATCGCCAAAAGTCTTCTTGGACATAAAGTAGGCGAACAAGTGACGGTTCAGACTCCAGGCGGGGAAATGAGCGTCAAGATCGTAGAAGTAAGCTGA
- a CDS encoding YrrS family protein — translation MAKYQSRLDKRSKKNTNKILNIMIAVVVLLILVVGGSILIGGGNDKSSDTASSSTGNGGNKKASAEENKSDTAKKDNEDSNDKKAADDKEDKDKKDEDEKKSDDDKEKDLKSEDDSKLKVQDGDEPNVDKTVVHPDWKPVGTSQSGEHVSSYDLGTPDWNEKVKALSYATGIPENNMTVWYIEGNGSPQKSIGTVSAKNDSQAYRVYLQWIDGEGWQPTKVQELIENDKN, via the coding sequence ATGGCGAAGTACCAATCTCGATTAGATAAACGATCAAAAAAGAACACCAATAAAATCCTGAATATCATGATTGCAGTCGTCGTCCTATTGATCCTCGTAGTGGGCGGCTCGATCCTTATTGGAGGCGGGAACGACAAAAGCTCCGATACGGCTTCTTCCTCTACGGGTAATGGAGGGAACAAGAAAGCCTCTGCTGAAGAAAATAAAAGCGATACTGCCAAAAAAGATAATGAGGATTCAAATGATAAAAAAGCTGCTGACGACAAAGAGGACAAGGACAAAAAAGACGAAGATGAAAAAAAATCCGACGATGATAAAGAAAAAGATCTGAAGTCGGAAGACGACAGCAAGCTGAAAGTTCAGGATGGCGACGAACCGAATGTGGATAAAACCGTTGTGCATCCAGACTGGAAGCCGGTGGGCACTTCACAATCTGGAGAGCACGTATCTTCCTATGATCTGGGAACACCTGACTGGAACGAAAAGGTGAAAGCTCTATCCTACGCTACCGGAATACCAGAAAACAATATGACGGTATGGTATATCGAAGGAAACGGTAGTCCGCAGAAATCCATCGGTACAGTATCCGCAAAGAATGACTCCCAGGCATACAGGGTCTATCTTCAGTGGATCGATGGAGAGGGCTGGCAGCCGACTAAGGTTCAGGAACTGATCGAAAACGATAAAAACTAA
- a CDS encoding bifunctional cystathionine gamma-lyase/homocysteine desulfhydrase, which produces MKKKTKLIHGGIPTDPQTGAVSTPIYQVSTYKQDEVGKHKGFEYSRSGNPTRHALEELIKDLEGGERGFAFGSGMAAITAVMMLFNSGDHVVLTDDVYGGTYRVMTKVLNRLGIESTFVDSSNPASIEEAIRENTKAVYIETPTNPLLKITDIKEAAALAKKHDLLTIVDNTFSTPYWQNPLALGADIVLHSATKYLGGHSDVVAGLVVVNSDQLAEDLFFVQNSTGGVLGPQDSWLLIRGIKTLGLRMEEHEINTKKIVDFLLQHPKVSKVYYPGLESHPNHEIAKAQASGFGGMVSFDVGSEANADRLLTNTKYFTLAESLGAVESLISVPARMTHASIPKDRRDELGITDGLVRISVGLEDVEDLIEDIDQALSK; this is translated from the coding sequence ATGAAAAAGAAAACGAAACTGATCCACGGTGGCATTCCGACAGATCCACAAACGGGTGCGGTTTCCACACCGATCTATCAGGTAAGCACATATAAGCAGGATGAAGTCGGTAAGCATAAGGGGTTTGAATATTCCCGTTCAGGAAATCCGACCAGGCATGCACTTGAGGAATTAATCAAAGATCTTGAAGGCGGAGAACGCGGATTCGCATTCGGCTCCGGCATGGCCGCCATCACAGCGGTAATGATGTTGTTCAACAGCGGTGACCACGTCGTCCTCACAGATGATGTATACGGAGGCACCTACCGTGTGATGACAAAAGTATTGAACCGCCTCGGCATCGAATCGACATTCGTCGATTCCAGCAATCCGGCGTCCATCGAAGAAGCGATCCGTGAGAACACAAAAGCGGTCTATATCGAGACCCCGACCAATCCGCTCTTGAAAATCACGGATATCAAAGAAGCAGCAGCTCTTGCAAAGAAGCATGACCTGCTCACGATCGTGGATAATACGTTCAGTACGCCATACTGGCAGAATCCTCTTGCCCTCGGTGCAGACATCGTTCTTCACAGTGCCACCAAGTACCTTGGAGGTCACAGTGATGTCGTGGCGGGACTCGTGGTCGTGAATTCCGATCAGCTTGCAGAAGATCTATTCTTCGTTCAGAACTCTACGGGCGGGGTCCTGGGTCCACAGGATTCATGGCTGCTCATCCGTGGAATCAAGACGCTTGGACTCCGTATGGAAGAGCACGAAATCAATACGAAGAAAATCGTCGACTTTCTCCTGCAACATCCAAAAGTATCCAAAGTTTATTACCCTGGACTTGAATCACATCCGAACCACGAGATTGCAAAAGCGCAAGCATCCGGCTTCGGAGGTATGGTGTCGTTCGATGTGGGCAGCGAGGCGAATGCTGACCGTCTCCTCACCAACACGAAATATTTCACTCTCGCAGAAAGCCTTGGTGCAGTGGAAAGCCTGATTTCCGTGCCGGCCCGCATGACGCATGCATCGATTCCGAAGGATCGTCGTGACGAACTAGGCATTACGGATGGCCTCGTCAGGATCTCCGTCGGACTTGAAGACGTGGAAGATCTCATCGAGGATATCGATCAAGCGCTCTCTAAATAA
- the ruvX gene encoding Holliday junction resolvase RuvX codes for MRTMGLDVGSKTVGVAISDAFGWTAQGIETIKIDEEKNTFRLDRIKELAEEYEVSKVVVGLPKNMNNTIGPRGEASQAYGELVRTELGVPVVFWDERLSTMAAERVLLEADVSRKKRKKVIDKMAASMILQGFLDSQK; via the coding sequence ATGCGCACTATGGGATTGGATGTCGGCTCGAAGACCGTGGGTGTCGCCATCAGCGATGCCTTTGGCTGGACGGCCCAGGGAATCGAAACCATCAAGATAGACGAAGAGAAGAATACGTTCCGGCTCGACAGGATCAAGGAGCTCGCAGAAGAATATGAAGTGAGCAAGGTCGTCGTCGGCCTGCCGAAGAATATGAACAATACCATCGGTCCCCGAGGTGAAGCTTCACAAGCCTACGGAGAGCTTGTCCGTACCGAGCTTGGTGTACCCGTCGTCTTTTGGGATGAACGGCTCAGTACGATGGCTGCCGAAAGGGTTCTCCTTGAGGCAGATGTGAGCAGGAAGAAGCGTAAGAAAGTAATCGACAAAATGGCTGCCTCCATGATCCTTCAGGGATTCTTGGACAGTCAAAAATAA
- a CDS encoding DUF1292 domain-containing protein, producing MEHGEKQITVVDEQGNEQLCEVLFTFESDKFNKSYVLYYPLGADEDDEEEIEIHASAFLPGNEGEEGELQPIETEDEWDMIEEMLNTFLEDEEME from the coding sequence ATGGAACATGGCGAAAAACAAATCACAGTAGTAGACGAACAAGGAAACGAACAGCTTTGTGAAGTCCTCTTCACATTCGAATCAGATAAATTCAACAAATCCTACGTCCTGTATTATCCACTTGGAGCAGACGAAGATGACGAAGAAGAAATCGAAATCCACGCTTCTGCATTCCTGCCTGGAAATGAAGGCGAAGAAGGCGAATTGCAGCCGATCGAAACAGAAGATGAGTGGGACATGATCGAGGAAATGCTCAACACATTCCTTGAAGATGAAGAAATGGAATAA
- a CDS encoding PLP-dependent cysteine synthase family protein, which yields MEVYSSVQDLIGNTPIVELTNFPLKEGVRLFAKLEFMNPGGSVKDRLGKELLEDAIRTGMIQKGGTLIEPTAGNTGIGLALAAVSSGYNVMFCVPEKFSVEKQTLMRALGATVVNTPTADGMKGAIAKAEELLKEIPGSYSPAQFSNAANPMTYYKTLGPEVWRQLDGRIDTFIAGAGTGGTFMGTARFLKEQKPSLRTVIVEPEGSILNGGPSGPHRTEGIGMEFLPDYMDPSYFEGIHTVSDQDAFTMVKELAGREGLLVGSSSGAALYASLLEAEQAEPGSHLLTIFPDSSERYLSQDIYEGGSSE from the coding sequence TTGGAAGTATATAGCAGTGTACAGGACCTCATCGGGAACACACCCATCGTGGAATTGACGAACTTCCCGCTGAAGGAAGGGGTCCGGCTTTTCGCAAAGCTGGAATTCATGAATCCGGGTGGGAGTGTCAAGGACCGTCTTGGAAAAGAGCTACTGGAAGATGCAATCCGGACCGGCATGATCCAAAAAGGCGGGACACTCATAGAGCCCACGGCTGGCAATACGGGTATCGGACTTGCACTGGCGGCCGTGAGTTCAGGCTATAACGTGATGTTTTGTGTACCGGAAAAGTTCTCGGTCGAAAAGCAGACCCTCATGAGGGCCCTCGGTGCTACGGTAGTGAACACCCCGACAGCCGACGGGATGAAGGGGGCCATCGCCAAGGCCGAAGAGCTGCTGAAGGAGATCCCGGGCTCGTATTCACCTGCCCAGTTCTCGAATGCTGCAAACCCCATGACCTATTACAAGACACTCGGTCCGGAAGTCTGGAGGCAGTTGGACGGACGGATCGATACGTTTATAGCGGGCGCCGGTACAGGTGGTACATTCATGGGGACGGCGCGATTCCTGAAAGAGCAGAAGCCATCGCTCAGGACCGTCATCGTCGAGCCTGAAGGTTCCATCCTGAACGGAGGTCCTTCCGGTCCCCACCGCACAGAAGGAATCGGCATGGAGTTCCTGCCGGACTATATGGATCCATCTTATTTCGAAGGGATTCATACGGTGAGTGATCAAGATGCGTTCACCATGGTCAAAGAGCTGGCTGGAAGAGAAGGCCTTCTCGTCGGAAGCTCTTCCGGTGCGGCATTGTATGCGTCACTCCTCGAAGCAGAGCAGGCTGAACCCGGGTCCCATCTCTTGACGATCTTCCCGGATTCCAGTGAACGATACTTAAGTCAGGATATCTATGAAGGAGGAAGTTCAGAATGA
- a CDS encoding DUF2536 family protein: MSISFELIKDKVEFFEAADLSTLEKKITEQIELNQSIMLRVHHVQHHVTVDENSRRLYTAVVHFKLNQ, translated from the coding sequence ATGAGTATTTCATTTGAATTGATCAAGGATAAGGTCGAGTTCTTCGAGGCCGCAGATCTTTCCACACTAGAAAAGAAAATTACCGAGCAGATTGAATTGAATCAGTCGATCATGCTCAGGGTCCACCATGTACAGCATCATGTGACGGTAGATGAAAACAGTCGCCGCCTCTATACGGCCGTTGTCCATTTCAAGCTGAATCAGTGA
- the udk gene encoding uridine kinase: MKQKPVVIGVAGGSGSGKTSVTKAIYEQFQGHSILMLQQDYYYKDQSHLPFEERLKTNYDHPLAFDNDLLIEHLQGLLNHQHVEKPVYDYKMHTRSDETIPVEPKDVIILEGILVLEDERLRNLMDIKLYVDTDADLRIIRRMLRDIKERGRSIDSVIDQYITVVRPMHNQFIEPTKRYADVIIPEGGHNHVAIDLMVTKIQTILEQKSFL; the protein is encoded by the coding sequence ATGAAGCAGAAACCCGTCGTCATTGGTGTAGCAGGAGGTTCAGGGTCAGGGAAGACTAGCGTAACGAAAGCGATCTACGAACAATTCCAGGGCCATTCCATCCTCATGCTGCAGCAGGATTATTATTATAAAGATCAATCCCACCTACCATTCGAGGAGCGTCTGAAAACGAACTATGACCATCCACTGGCATTCGATAATGACCTCTTGATTGAACATCTCCAAGGCCTGCTGAATCATCAGCACGTGGAGAAACCGGTTTACGATTACAAAATGCACACGCGTTCGGATGAAACGATCCCTGTTGAGCCGAAAGATGTGATCATCTTAGAAGGAATCCTTGTATTAGAAGATGAGAGATTGCGCAACTTAATGGATATTAAACTATACGTGGATACCGATGCCGATCTCCGCATCATCAGAAGGATGCTTCGTGATATCAAGGAGCGAGGGCGTTCCATTGATTCCGTCATTGATCAATACATCACGGTCGTCCGTCCGATGCATAATCAATTCATCGAACCGACGAAGCGATATGCCGATGTGATCATCCCGGAAGGCGGCCATAATCATGTGGCCATCGACCTCATGGTCACAAAAATTCAAACAATTCTTGAACAAAAGTCATTTTTGTAA
- a CDS encoding YrhC family protein, which yields MDKNIFEQKRSDYRRFGFTLLYLSVFLYLGVLIPGISDTAVKLYSLMGMTMVLLIASFTFFKKAIKYQKRIMEDE from the coding sequence ATGGATAAGAACATCTTTGAACAGAAGCGATCCGACTATAGACGGTTTGGATTCACCCTTCTCTATTTGAGCGTATTCTTATATCTGGGCGTATTGATCCCCGGCATTTCAGATACCGCGGTGAAATTGTACAGCCTCATGGGCATGACCATGGTCTTACTGATTGCTTCCTTTACTTTTTTCAAAAAAGCAATCAAGTATCAAAAACGAATAATGGAAGACGAATAA